In the Euphorbia lathyris chromosome 5, ddEupLath1.1, whole genome shotgun sequence genome, one interval contains:
- the LOC136231305 gene encoding OVARIAN TUMOR DOMAIN-containing deubiquitinating enzyme 4-like isoform X1, with translation MPKSDSTALGNHSVQFQKIWIPGDGRCLFRSVVHGAWIRAGKPSPGESLEKELADELRAKVADEFIKRRRDTEWFLEDDFDTYVGQMRQPHVWGGEPELLMSSHVLKVPITVYMRDRNSGGLKTIAEYGQEYGKETPVCVLYHGYGHYDALRSQISSSQSKQSKRI, from the exons ATGCCCAAATCTGATTCAACTGCGCTTGGTAACCATTCAGTTCAATTTCAGAAAATTT GGATACCAGGAGATGGAAGGTGTTTGTTTCGGTCTGTGGTTCATGGAGCTTGGATTAGGGCTGGGAAACCATCTCCAGGCGAAAGCCTTGAGAAAGAACTAGCAGATGAGCTTAGAGCTAAA GTAGCTGATGAATTTATTAAGAGACGCAGAGACACCGAATG GTTTCTTGAAGATGATTTTGACACATATGTCGGACAGATGAGACAGCCCCATGTTTGGGGAGGGGAACCTGAGTTGCTTATGTCTTCACATGTACTAAA GGTACCAATTACAGTGTACATGCGGGATAGAAATTCCGGTGGCCTGAAAACCATAGCCGAATATGGTCAAGAGTATGGGAAGGAAACTCCAGTTTGTGTCCTCTATCATGGTTATGGGCATTATGACGCATTGCGAAGTCAGATTTCCAGCTCACAATCCAAGCA GAGCAAGAGAATATGA
- the LOC136231305 gene encoding OVARIAN TUMOR DOMAIN-containing deubiquitinating enzyme 4-like isoform X2, translating into MPKSDSTALGNHSVQFQKIWIPGDGRCLFRSVVHGAWIRAGKPSPGESLEKELADELRAKVADEFIKRRRDTEWFLEDDFDTYVGQMRQPHVWGGEPELLMSSHVLKVPITVYMRDRNSGGLKTIAEYGQEYGKETPVCVLYHGYGHYDALRSQISSSQSKQIFAG; encoded by the exons ATGCCCAAATCTGATTCAACTGCGCTTGGTAACCATTCAGTTCAATTTCAGAAAATTT GGATACCAGGAGATGGAAGGTGTTTGTTTCGGTCTGTGGTTCATGGAGCTTGGATTAGGGCTGGGAAACCATCTCCAGGCGAAAGCCTTGAGAAAGAACTAGCAGATGAGCTTAGAGCTAAA GTAGCTGATGAATTTATTAAGAGACGCAGAGACACCGAATG GTTTCTTGAAGATGATTTTGACACATATGTCGGACAGATGAGACAGCCCCATGTTTGGGGAGGGGAACCTGAGTTGCTTATGTCTTCACATGTACTAAA GGTACCAATTACAGTGTACATGCGGGATAGAAATTCCGGTGGCCTGAAAACCATAGCCGAATATGGTCAAGAGTATGGGAAGGAAACTCCAGTTTGTGTCCTCTATCATGGTTATGGGCATTATGACGCATTGCGAAGTCAGATTTCCAGCTCACAATCCAAGCA GATCTTTGCTGGTTAA
- the LOC136231305 gene encoding OVARIAN TUMOR DOMAIN-containing deubiquitinating enzyme 4-like isoform X4, whose amino-acid sequence MPKSDSTALGIPGDGRCLFRSVVHGAWIRAGKPSPGESLEKELADELRAKVADEFIKRRRDTEWFLEDDFDTYVGQMRQPHVWGGEPELLMSSHVLKVPITVYMRDRNSGGLKTIAEYGQEYGKETPVCVLYHGYGHYDALRSQISSSQSKQSKRI is encoded by the exons ATGCCCAAATCTGATTCAACTGCGCTTG GGATACCAGGAGATGGAAGGTGTTTGTTTCGGTCTGTGGTTCATGGAGCTTGGATTAGGGCTGGGAAACCATCTCCAGGCGAAAGCCTTGAGAAAGAACTAGCAGATGAGCTTAGAGCTAAA GTAGCTGATGAATTTATTAAGAGACGCAGAGACACCGAATG GTTTCTTGAAGATGATTTTGACACATATGTCGGACAGATGAGACAGCCCCATGTTTGGGGAGGGGAACCTGAGTTGCTTATGTCTTCACATGTACTAAA GGTACCAATTACAGTGTACATGCGGGATAGAAATTCCGGTGGCCTGAAAACCATAGCCGAATATGGTCAAGAGTATGGGAAGGAAACTCCAGTTTGTGTCCTCTATCATGGTTATGGGCATTATGACGCATTGCGAAGTCAGATTTCCAGCTCACAATCCAAGCA GAGCAAGAGAATATGA
- the LOC136231305 gene encoding OVARIAN TUMOR DOMAIN-containing deubiquitinating enzyme 4-like isoform X6 — MPKSDSTALGNHSVQFQKIWIPGDGRCLFRSVVHGAWIRAGKPSPGESLEKELADELRAKVADEFIKRRRDTEWFLEDDFDTYVGQMRQPHVWGGEPELLMSSHVLNFPILGYQLQCTCGIEIPVA; from the exons ATGCCCAAATCTGATTCAACTGCGCTTGGTAACCATTCAGTTCAATTTCAGAAAATTT GGATACCAGGAGATGGAAGGTGTTTGTTTCGGTCTGTGGTTCATGGAGCTTGGATTAGGGCTGGGAAACCATCTCCAGGCGAAAGCCTTGAGAAAGAACTAGCAGATGAGCTTAGAGCTAAA GTAGCTGATGAATTTATTAAGAGACGCAGAGACACCGAATG GTTTCTTGAAGATGATTTTGACACATATGTCGGACAGATGAGACAGCCCCATGTTTGGGGAGGGGAACCTGAGTTGCTTATGTCTTCACATGTACTAAA TTTTCCAATTTTAGGGTACCAATTACAGTGTACATGCGGGATAGAAATTCCGGTGGCCTGA
- the LOC136231305 gene encoding OVARIAN TUMOR DOMAIN-containing deubiquitinating enzyme 4-like isoform X7 codes for MPKSDSTALGNHSVQFQKIWIPGDGRCLFRSVVHGAWIRAGKPSPGESLEKELADELRAKVADEFIKRRRDTEWFLEDDFDTYVGQMRQPHVWGGEPELLMSSHVLKSKRI; via the exons ATGCCCAAATCTGATTCAACTGCGCTTGGTAACCATTCAGTTCAATTTCAGAAAATTT GGATACCAGGAGATGGAAGGTGTTTGTTTCGGTCTGTGGTTCATGGAGCTTGGATTAGGGCTGGGAAACCATCTCCAGGCGAAAGCCTTGAGAAAGAACTAGCAGATGAGCTTAGAGCTAAA GTAGCTGATGAATTTATTAAGAGACGCAGAGACACCGAATG GTTTCTTGAAGATGATTTTGACACATATGTCGGACAGATGAGACAGCCCCATGTTTGGGGAGGGGAACCTGAGTTGCTTATGTCTTCACATGTACTAAA GAGCAAGAGAATATGA
- the LOC136231305 gene encoding OVARIAN TUMOR DOMAIN-containing deubiquitinating enzyme 4-like isoform X3, producing the protein MNVQVSRIDTLLIKLVSGIPGDGRCLFRSVVHGAWIRAGKPSPGESLEKELADELRAKVADEFIKRRRDTEWFLEDDFDTYVGQMRQPHVWGGEPELLMSSHVLKVPITVYMRDRNSGGLKTIAEYGQEYGKETPVCVLYHGYGHYDALRSQISSSQSKQSKRI; encoded by the exons ATGAATGTCCAGGTTTCCCGGATTGATACGTTGCTTATTAAGTTGGTTTCAG GGATACCAGGAGATGGAAGGTGTTTGTTTCGGTCTGTGGTTCATGGAGCTTGGATTAGGGCTGGGAAACCATCTCCAGGCGAAAGCCTTGAGAAAGAACTAGCAGATGAGCTTAGAGCTAAA GTAGCTGATGAATTTATTAAGAGACGCAGAGACACCGAATG GTTTCTTGAAGATGATTTTGACACATATGTCGGACAGATGAGACAGCCCCATGTTTGGGGAGGGGAACCTGAGTTGCTTATGTCTTCACATGTACTAAA GGTACCAATTACAGTGTACATGCGGGATAGAAATTCCGGTGGCCTGAAAACCATAGCCGAATATGGTCAAGAGTATGGGAAGGAAACTCCAGTTTGTGTCCTCTATCATGGTTATGGGCATTATGACGCATTGCGAAGTCAGATTTCCAGCTCACAATCCAAGCA GAGCAAGAGAATATGA
- the LOC136231305 gene encoding OVARIAN TUMOR DOMAIN-containing deubiquitinating enzyme 4-like isoform X5, whose amino-acid sequence MDNGLGIPGDGRCLFRSVVHGAWIRAGKPSPGESLEKELADELRAKVADEFIKRRRDTEWFLEDDFDTYVGQMRQPHVWGGEPELLMSSHVLKVPITVYMRDRNSGGLKTIAEYGQEYGKETPVCVLYHGYGHYDALRSQISSSQSKQSKRI is encoded by the exons ATGGATAATGGCTTAG GGATACCAGGAGATGGAAGGTGTTTGTTTCGGTCTGTGGTTCATGGAGCTTGGATTAGGGCTGGGAAACCATCTCCAGGCGAAAGCCTTGAGAAAGAACTAGCAGATGAGCTTAGAGCTAAA GTAGCTGATGAATTTATTAAGAGACGCAGAGACACCGAATG GTTTCTTGAAGATGATTTTGACACATATGTCGGACAGATGAGACAGCCCCATGTTTGGGGAGGGGAACCTGAGTTGCTTATGTCTTCACATGTACTAAA GGTACCAATTACAGTGTACATGCGGGATAGAAATTCCGGTGGCCTGAAAACCATAGCCGAATATGGTCAAGAGTATGGGAAGGAAACTCCAGTTTGTGTCCTCTATCATGGTTATGGGCATTATGACGCATTGCGAAGTCAGATTTCCAGCTCACAATCCAAGCA GAGCAAGAGAATATGA
- the LOC136229186 gene encoding uncharacterized protein translates to MVLGLRSKNRKGNSVEVVYLIHIQEIKPWPPSQSLKSAESLLLQWENGDQSSGSFTSNVKDGKIEFGESFKLPVTLYKESSRKGTSRETFQKNYLEFSLCEPRKDRAMKGQLLGSAVINLADYGIIKENITLSCPINCKKSSKSMSQPVLYVNVQPFDRENTSLSKEVSLDKDGSESVSEVTNENDDENEIASFTDDDIDDNVSSHSSKTVSSYALESTRGSPGQDEKILPVSANSEIKRVNGDPTLPSSVPSSDLQNSVDDHVPKVMASDYYGQVNKNSDHVYLELSPTNANRKNGKDDKSEPKTAATSNLDVKKEQKDNGKHEEFMLDEKHTLEDEQLIDKLPQEAVGRQVQLRSNTLASNRMANGVQGNTRRDKLKQLKSVQLQFNVAENEEPINNIQIMKKTKKIDITENVHKGGPNYVPNGRQKTTNNQSENKVQLKSEVEISSASANKIQNMEKANEIDIHKVGGSSAQYEEAKKPSSFSGSKVELGSKVGMLEEELMEAAVVEVGLYSVVAEHGSSTNKVHAPARRLSRFYLHVCKGRSPVKSASAARTIISGLVLVSKACGNDVTRLTFWLSNSIVLRAIVSQVVEKFQFAAGQSVEENVGRKSRNKSSTYGDNGTSKTSSDDWEEPQTFILALERVEAWIFSRIVESVWWQTLTPYMQSTAIKGGSSSKKIHTRKYGLGDQEQGNFAIDLWKKAFRDACERLCPIRACGHECGCLPVLSRLVMEQLVHRLDVAMFNAILRESADEMPTDPVSDPISDPKVLPIPAGKSSFGAGAQLKNAVGNWSRWLTDLFGIDDEEPESNSLERENSFKAFHLLHALSDLMMLPFDMLADRSTRKEVCPAFGAQIIERVLSSFVPDEFNPDPIPDSVFDSLDSEDLPEDGKESITSIPCTAAPTIYTPPSTASLRNMIGEVENESSQISGSALLRKSYTSDDELDEIDSPMSSIIIDNSRVSPTSPASNWMPKGNGGRKVVRYQLLRQVWKEG, encoded by the exons ACCTGGAGTTTAGCTTGTGTGAACCTCGAAAGGACAGAGCAATGAAAGGTCAACTACTCGGTTCAGCAGTTATAAACCTTGCAGATTATGGAATAATCAAAGAGAACATAACCCTAAGCTGTCCAATCAACTGCAAGAAGAGTTCGAAGAGTATGTCGCAGCCGGTTCTTTATGTTAATGTTCAACCGTTTGATAGAGAGAACACTAGTTTGTCTAAGGAAGTGTCACTGGACAAGGACGGAAGTGAATCAGTTTCAGAAGTCACAAATGAAAATGATGACGAAAATGAGATTGCCTCGTTCACTGATGATGATATTGATGATAATGTTTCTTCACATTCATCTAAGACTGTTTCCTCTTATGCTTTGGAGTCCACTAGAGGTTCACCAGGACAAGATGAAAAG ATTTTACCAGTTTCAGCAAACAGTGAAATAAAGAGGGTCAATGGAGACCCAACCTTGCCCTCGTCTGTACCATCATCTGACTTGCAGAATTCCGTAGATGATCATGTACCCAAAGTTATGGCATCAGATTATTATGGTCAAGTGAACAAGAACTCGGACCATGTATATCTTGAACTGTCTCCAACCAATGCTAATAGAAAAAATGGGAAGGATGACAAGTCTGAACCGAAGACAGCTGCAACTAGTAATTTAGACGTAAAAAAGGAGCAGAAAGACAACGGAAAGCACGAGGAGTTCATGTTGGATGAGAAACACACTTTAGAAGACGAacaattaatcgataaattaccGCAGGAAGCTGTGGGAAGGCAAGTCCAATTGAGGAGTAATACCCTTGCATCGAACAGAATGGCAAACGGAGTGCAAGGCAATACACGCAGAGATAAACTAAAACAGTTGAAGTCTGTTCAATTGCAGTTTAATGTAGCTGAAAATGAGGAGCCTATCAACAATATCCAGATCATGAAGAAGACGAAAAAAATCGATATTACTGAAAATGTTCATAAAGGCGGGCCGAATTATGTGCCAAATGGAAGACAAAAAACTACCAATAACCAATCTGAAAACAAAGTCCAGTTGAAATCTGAAGTTGAAATAAGCTCAGCTTCTGCAAACAAGATCCAGAACATGGAAAAGGCAAATGAAATTGACATTCATAAAGTCGGTGGGAGTAGTGCTCAGTATGAAGAAGCAAAAAAACCGAGCAGCTTTTCTGGAAGCAAAGTTGAATTGGGGAGCAAAGTTGGAATGCTCGAGGAAGAATTGATGGAAGCTGCTGTTGTTGAGGTTGGACTTTATTCAGTTGTTGCTGAGCATGGAAGTTCAACAAACAAAGTTCATGCACCGGCTAGACGCCTGTCGAGATTCTATCTTCATGTTTGCAAGGGGAGATCTCCGGTTAAGAGTGCAAGTGCAGCTAGAACTATCATCTCAGGATTAGTATTGGTTTCTAAAGCATGTGGAAATGATGTAACAAG GCTAACTTTCTGGCTGTCAAATTCAATTGTGCTGAGAGCAATAGTAAGCCAAGTTGTTGAGAAATTCCAATTTGCAGCTGGGCAATCCGTCGAAGAAAATGTTGGGCGAAAGAGCAGGAATAAGTCCTCTACTTATGGGGACAATGGAACTAGTAAAACAAGTTCTGATGATTGGGAGGAACCCCAAACATTTATATTGGCATTAGAAAGAGTTGAAGCTTGGATTTTCTCTCGAATTGTTGAGTCAGTTTGGTGGCAG ACTTTGACACCATATATGCAGTCGACAGCGATAAAGGGAGGCTCAAGCTCAAAGAAGATCCACACAAGGAAGTACGGATTGGGTGACCAAGAACAGGGGAATTTTGCTATTGATCTATGGAAGAAGGCCTTCAGGGATGCATGCGAAAGGCTTTGCCCTATTCGAGCTTGTGGCCATGAATGTGGTTGCTTGCCTGTACTTTCTAGATTG GTGATGGAGCAGTTGGTGCACAGATTAGATGTAGCCATGTTCAATGCGATTCTTCGTGAATCAGCTGACGAGATGCCAACTGATCCTGTGTCTGACCCCATTAGTGACCCAAAGGTTCTTCCAATACCAGCTGGAAAATCAAGCTTTGGTGCTGGTGCACAACTAAAAAATGCT GTAGGAAACTGGTCCAGATGGCTCACAGATTTATTTGGGATTGATGATGAAGAACCTGAGAGCAACAGTCTAGAGCGTGAGAATTCATTCAAGGCTTTCCACCTTCTTCATGCATTGAGTGATCTCATGATGCTTCCATTTGATATGCTTGCAGATAGATCCACAAGAAAAGAG GTATGTCCGGCATTTGGTGCCCAAATTATTGAGAGGGTTCTTAGCAGCTTTGTCCCTGATGAATTCAATCCAGACCCTATCCCAGATTCAGTTTTTGATTCCCTGGATTCTGAG GATCTTCCTGAAGATGGAAAGGAATCTATCACAAGCATTCCGTGTACTGCAGCTCCAACGATCTACACACCGCCTTCTACAGCTTCGCTGAGGAACATGATCGGAGAGGTTGAAAATGAGTCTTCGCAGATAAGTGGATCAGCATTGCTTAGAAAATCATACACAAGTGATGATGAACTTGATGAGATCGATTCGCCTATGAGCTCGATCATCATTGACAATTCGAGGGTTTCTCCCACTTCACCGGCTTCCAATTGGATGCCAAAGGGTAATGGAGGCCGGAAAGTTGTTCGATATCAACTCCTCCGGCAGGTGTGGAAGGAGGGTTAA